The following proteins are encoded in a genomic region of Acyrthosiphon pisum isolate AL4f unplaced genomic scaffold, pea_aphid_22Mar2018_4r6ur Scaffold_20665;HRSCAF=21775, whole genome shotgun sequence:
- the LOC103310399 gene encoding putative nuclease HARBI1, giving the protein MGTHKELDSLKLQLLKDFLLNKNKLSSYIVQGFPTHKRTLFDIITLTLNDENDDDDEMNVFIRFERQVRSKIKNFTEVTVLDMTDKDFKIHFSLTRESIEFKCSIEKQILVFTWYMANCETHRQIANRFNLSDSTSHGIIINCLLQINTLNRVFIQWPSGQRAIETVEKFNALRQTSFPNVIGAVDGCHIAILAPWKKRSVMPKLDRNMFYNRKQVPSVLLQGIVNADQIFIDVFAGWPGSSHDARVFRKSTIGQNILENHGSILPPNCHILGDGAYPLTEKIMVPYKDNGHLTQNQKNFNKILSSSRVVVEQAFGKLIGRFRKLKHMDVYHKSYCAKIITAACCLHNICMTTGDDFDADPYVSEIEIGGDLHEDGTRSGVLKRNTICNALLLQDHI; this is encoded by the exons atgggTACTCATAAAGAATTGGATTCTTTAAAACTCCAATTACTTAaagattttttgttaaataaaaataaacttagttCTTACATTGTACAAGGATTTCCTACGCATAAAAGAACACTTTTCG atattattacattgacTTTAAATGATGAAAACGATGACGACGATGAAATGAATGTGTTTATTAGATTTGAGAGACAAGttagaagtaaaataaaaaactttaccGAAGTAACTGTATTGGACATGACAGACAAGGACTTCAAAATTCATTTTAGTTTGACAAGAGAGAGTATTGAg TTCAAGTGTtccattgaaaaacaaatactgGTGTTTACATGGTATATGGCTAATTGTGAAACACATCG acaaatagCAAATCGATTTAATCTATCTGATAGCACCAGTCATgggattattataaattgtttgctACAAATAAATACCCTTAATAGAGTTTTTATACAATGGCCAAGCGGTCAAAGGGCAATAGAAACTGTGGAAAAATTCAATGCCTTAAGGCAAACTTCTTTTCCAAATGTTATTGGAGCTGTTGATGGCTGCCATATTGCCATATTAGCACCTTGGAAGAAGAGAAGTGTGATGCCAAAATTAGATAGGAATATGTTTTACAACCGTAAACAAGTTCCATCAGTATTGCTTCAG GGAATCGTAAATGCAGACCAAATCTTCATAGATGTTTTTGCCGGTTGGCCTGGCTCGTCTCACGATGCTAGAGTGTTTCGAAAAAGCACAATAgggcaaaatattttagaaaatcatGGCTCTATACTCCCCCCCAATTGCCATATTTTAGGCGATGGAGCATATCCATTAACCGAAAAAATTATGGTGCCATATAAGGATAACGGTCACCTTACACAAAATCAAAAGAATTTTAATAAGATTTTAAGCAGTTCACGTGTGGTCGTCGAACAAGCTTTTGGAAAACTTATTGGAAGATTTCGAAAATTAAA acatATGGATGTATACCATAAATCGTACTGTGCTAAGATTATCACCGCTGCATGTTGTCTACACAATATTTGTATGACAACTGGAGATGACTTTGATGCCGATCCATATGTGTCTGAAATAGAGATAGGAGGTGATCTACATGAAGATGGGACTAGAAGCGGAGTATTAAAGCGTAATACAATTTGCAATGCATTGCTACTACAAGatcacatttaa